In Deferribacteraceae bacterium V6Fe1, one genomic interval encodes:
- a CDS encoding flavodoxin family protein yields MINNFNPKNKLLTIVASPRKNGNSEVIANLFVKGAKTLNLETETINISDLKFSSCVGCELCRKDNICKKFNDDMTTVYNKIITSKGLLLVSPVYNYNITAWMKAFLDRLYCFYDFELPRPGKWGSKLSNQGRLAVIASVCEQLDEEDIDFTLSAMNKPIQALGYKVIKKIKVLGAFEKGGILKNKRMLAEVEKAGKNLAKKLLTNY; encoded by the coding sequence ATGATAAACAATTTTAATCCTAAAAATAAGCTGCTCACAATAGTTGCAAGCCCGAGAAAAAATGGTAATTCTGAAGTTATTGCCAACTTATTTGTCAAAGGTGCAAAAACACTCAATTTGGAAACGGAAACCATAAACATCTCAGATTTAAAATTTTCATCATGTGTTGGATGTGAATTATGCAGAAAAGATAATATATGCAAAAAATTTAACGACGATATGACGACCGTTTACAATAAAATTATAACCTCTAAAGGTCTTCTTTTGGTTTCGCCTGTCTACAACTACAACATTACGGCATGGATGAAAGCATTTTTAGACAGGCTATACTGTTTTTACGACTTTGAATTGCCCAGACCTGGGAAGTGGGGGAGTAAATTATCAAATCAAGGTAGACTTGCCGTAATCGCTTCCGTGTGTGAGCAGCTTGACGAAGAAGACATAGACTTTACCCTAAGTGCTATGAACAAGCCAATTCAAGCTTTGGGTTATAAAGTCATAAAAAAAATTAAAGTATTAGGTGCGTTTGAAAAAGGGGGTATACTTAAAAATAAAAGGATGTTGGCTGAAGTTGAAAAAGCCGGAAAAAATTTAGCTAAAAAACTATTAACTAACTATTAG
- a CDS encoding tautomerase, whose amino-acid sequence MPHLQFEFNFNISKDEKKVFSEKIMSIFSEIMDTGTGHIGITIREFEKGSLVMGRMKNIDEKVAFINADIREGRVFEKRRQLALKFMDEIYNIFAVPKENMYLVFTEHKGDDFNLYEKTLKNWQPKEDPLND is encoded by the coding sequence ATGCCTCATTTACAATTTGAGTTTAACTTCAATATCTCAAAAGATGAAAAGAAAGTTTTTTCTGAAAAAATTATGTCAATTTTTTCGGAAATTATGGACACGGGGACAGGGCACATTGGGATAACTATAAGGGAGTTTGAAAAAGGCTCGCTTGTGATGGGTAGAATGAAAAACATCGACGAAAAGGTTGCTTTTATTAATGCGGATATCAGAGAAGGCAGAGTTTTTGAGAAAAGAAGGCAGCTTGCATTGAAATTTATGGATGAAATATATAATATATTTGCCGTACCAAAAGAGAATATGTATCTTGTATTTACCGAACACAAAGGTGATGACTTTAATTTATACGAAAAAACACTGAAAAATTGGCAACCGAAGGAGGACCCTTTAAATGATTGA